Part of the Vigna angularis cultivar LongXiaoDou No.4 chromosome 1, ASM1680809v1, whole genome shotgun sequence genome, TTGCATTGCGCTGTTGCCACCAAAAGCTTTATGTATTCACTAATCGTGTACGCAATTCTTTTCTTCAACAATTGGGCTGTCCCTTATTATTTACTTACTGTATACATTATCGTTTCCCTTATTTCAATCTAACTTTTATGtgttatctttttaatttgattaagattcattaaaagaaaccaataatattttaaactatcAGAATATCAAGCTATGCGAGGGtagaaataaatattgatattaaaCCAGTGGTAGTGCATGTTAActaataattgtttttacaGAATAATATagtgaaattaattataattttaaggattaaatatgtttttttattttcaaattattattaaaagtatgtTACGTTCATAAActatgtttaatttttacattatgaaaataatgtataatatttttttccatttttttatgtaataaataaaatttcagtataaactataatataaattttacatattattgaaaaaattattttacatgactttcatataatatagataacgaattattttataatttaattttgaaaacaaaatatttttaattctatttttattttgaaatatttatacaaaactATTGTAATCCactattttaagataaataacgactttttttttactgtacCACCTCTaccttaaaaataaacaaaaaaataatatgaaataactCACTTTCCTTAATTACCATCAAAACTTATACCACCTCTAATTCTCCTTTTACAGAAAAAGGCTTAAAATGGTTTCCACCACTGATATAgtctttacatatttttaataactttatattaatGAACAGTAGCGTAGCGTATATGTCTTGTTCagatatatatagtttaaattattacttatttcaaatttatatatacacatTAAATTTATCTGATAAAATTAcaatctctctctctatatatatatataacatatttcCTCCATCATCTCTGTCTCTGGTTTTCtggttttctctctctctctctctctctctctctctctctctctctctctctctctctctctctctctctctctctctctctctctctctctctctctgtctctctttTCTGGGTTATAGTTTCTTGAGAAAAGCCATGGCCTTATCTTTAAAGGAAAACATGGTATTATTGTGTGCTGTGTTGTGCTTATTGATCACTCCTTCTGTTGCTGAACTTCCAAGATTCAAACACCCTCTTAACGAATCACAACAATCTCTTCATTTTTTGGTAATTGGAGATTGGGGAAGAAAAGGAACACACAATCAATCTTTCGTAGCTAATCAGGTTTAATTTCCTCTAATCTTTCTCTTCTTTAATTTGCATGAACCATAACTATATGTTATTCTCATATCTTGCTTCTGTGTTCACATGAACACGATATATATCTCAGATTACCATTCTAACCATGAATTTATGAACAAGAATAAACTTAAAAACTTCTGCAGAGAGAAGGAtgagtttctattttttttataacaaaactaaaaGCAATGATGATGCTAACTATTCGGAGTGCAGCTTCGTATTTTCAGTATGTTCAAACAAAGTTTGTAGTTAATCAATTATCCTTTGTACATATATAGTTGAACCAtttcaaaaacaataacaaaaaaattgatagcATTTGCaaaattgatgagaaaaatCTCGATTgatataatttgaattatatcATCCAATTTATTTGGTTAAAAATTGATAGCGATTTGATTTGTTTAAATCAGTTTATCAAttcgtttttaattttttatgttactatatttcatcaaattatatcaatatataatGTAGTCtgatttcatttattaaaattcagAAACATGAGATTAagcaaaaaaaatgtatatttataacatctattttacattactttttttattttttttaaagtacaaagattttttatgatattttacttttataatgtatgtgttaaataaatataaacggGTGTTATCCTACAATTATTCAATCAATTAATCTATTTATTAGGTTGCAATTATTAACTATTTGAATGAATTATCAGTAGTACGTAAGTTTGGCATATTCCATATGCTTCGCAAGATGCTGATACCATTTTTAATCTATCATCTCTAGACTTTACTTTTTGAGCTCCCGTTTTCTCTTTGCcatatcatgtttttttttttacatgcattttttaagttatttttttaccatatttaatttattataatgtaCTAGAAAAAAATATACTGATTATtacatttgttattttattcttttatgtttaTCTTCCAACCCATCCACTGAAAAGTTGTTACCCATAAGCTAATTTTTATAAGTTacttttgtatataatattCTATCTATCTCTGTCTTCTgttaattacatatataattacaaCATACATGTTTCTACATCAACCTTTGCCTTTTTTTCATAGTGGCGTGGCACCTTTGAACTTTGGGATGTGATAGATATGCTATTTTTCATTCCACATCATCCCACTTAATTTCTACATATTATATACTCTCTCTAAAACTATGGTTTGATATTTGTATTCTTatactaaagaaaaaataaagttactATTAAAAgcattatgttaaatttaataggtttattttactttttttttacaaagatATGTCTCTTTGCAAGAATTTAACAGTCCagaaaaatagatatatttGACATTTCGATTTTGATTGAATGTGAAACTTTACTTTCCAACAAAATCCAGCTACACAATACTTGCAAAAAGAAAGATTCTGACTCgaaaatcaataatataaaattaatggcATATTTGTAAGTAACAATGTAAAAGTAAACTGTCTTCGTTTAAATTGAtgaactataaaataaaagagatttcttatattaaatatttagaactgattatttcaaataagagaAGATGTAAATTTACGTTGATCACAACATTCAATGTAAATTTACGTTAAATATTGCAACAACTGATGTCAATGGATATcagataaaacataaataataagtgTAAAATAATTTACGTTAAACTAGATATTGACCAACGTAAATCTATGTTGGACTCATATATGTTTATGTGAGACTCCATATCATTTTATGTAAagaagttattattatttacaaaaatatttaaacatttgttttttcattttattctgaATCCATGGATAATAACTAACAGTGACAAGAtgttctagaaaaaaaaattgaaatatcatatcattttttattttataattaataatttgaaaaaaattatacttttttttgtaaagTTGATATCAAATATcagtatatattaaaagatatacTTTTTTAGTTGTGATTATTTTTACAGAAATTTATTTAGCAGATGAATAAGGTCATGATGAAAAATAGGTATCAGGAAAAGCAAACGTGATTGGTTGTGGCATAGTAAGaaaattcattgaaaatatGAACCGTTTGAAGAAGTTTTGGATGCATTATTAATGCATTTGTGAGACCAATGGTTTCAGTGTGCATGGCACTGACGTGACCTAACACCTATTATTCAATCTTCAATCTTTTGGAGATAATAATCCCACGCATGTTCTTTCCAACACAACACCCAAATCTATATCTGAATATTCCAACAGAACATAATAATGCTATAAATTATTCCAAATGACATTTTCTGAACGACTTCAAAATCAACAAATTATTGttgtaaaataagtttttacttttttttgtttacttttggtGTATGGACTAATAAGATATTGCTTAATTTTGTAGATGGGAATAGTGGGTgagaaattaaatatagattTTGTGATTTCCACTGGGGACAATTTTTATGAAGATGGGCTAAAAGGGGTTGAAGATCCTGCGTTCTACGAATCATTTGTTGACATATATACTGCCCCTAGCTTGCACAAGACTTGGTACAGTGGTAAGTTAACtaattttcaatattcaaagaaaacaattaacacTAAAATTACTTTGGCACGTATGTCAtgattaagaaataaattttaaatctaacataattttattaaattaatttataaaatgagatttacagtaacttatatattataaaattataacctTCTTTTTTAATGTGGCAGTTCTCGGTAACCATGACTATAGAGGTGATGTTGAGGCACAACTAAGTCCTGTTCTCAAAGAAAAAGATAGCAGATGGCTTTGTCTGAGATCTTTTATTCTCGATGGAGGTATGAATTCGTTTAATGAAAGTTtgtctttgattattttaaaaggaaaaaaataagcTAATTTATGTTCTCTGGATAAGATGTGTAAAAGCTGTTTTTAACACCAGATAAATCAATTTAGACATCTGTGTTTTAAGAAATACTTAATTACATTATAAGTCtctcataaataaatttatgtatattcAATTAAGcgtttattaaattttttctatCTAGAAGTTACTCAAAATCTTGATACTTTTTACctatttcaattttgtttaagtttaCCCTTTGTTGCTTATGGGATGTTTCATCTTACTTCTTTGTATTCACATGTTAAAGAAATTTTGTGGttctattttatataaattataatattattttatattaatcctAAATCACAAATTGAAGCAAtcactaattataatattattttatactaaccatatattaaaacaataaaagtctctattttacattaattgtaatattattttatattaactacgaaattttatatttgttaacaTATAAATACAAAAGGGTAAGATGACAGGACAAAATAACCATTATTTCATCCAATGAAAAGTATTAAATTTGAGTACTAAAtggacaaaagaaaataatacaaagtcaattaaaaattaataattttaggCCTGGCTTGAAACTCAGTCAAgcttttaacaaattataatttaagttgatacaattgattttacaaaatgaatttttaattcctttacaaaataaaacatcttAAATTGAACTAAATTAGTTGCTGAGATGATAGACTGTTGGTCAGTGGTACTTATTATCCTTTTGTGTTTATAGAAATTGTGGAGTTTTTGTTCGTGGACACGAGTCCATTTGTAGACCAGTACTTTGAGGAGCCAGGAGAGCATACTTATGACTGGGAAGGCGTGCTTCCTCGCATGTCTTACCTTTCACAACTATTAGTGGTTAGTTACAACTTGAACATCACATAATTTCAAATAGTTAGAAAGTTAAAGACATTGAATTTGCATTATTATGTCTTTCATGTCACTCATTTCCTTGTTATGTAGGATGTTAATTCAACTTTGGCTAAATCAAAGGCAAAATGGAAGATGGTGGTTGGTCACCACACAATCTATAGTGCTGGGCATCATGGTAACACTGACGAGCTCAAACACATACTTCTTCCCATCTTGGAGGtaaacaaatcaaattttaacatgtaaaaccatatataatatataatgtcCGGATAACTGTAACTGTATCGAACTAAAAGAGAATTCTTTATCTATTACACTTAAAtgtatcaaattaaataaaatcccTATTTTGTGGCTTTCTAATTTCCAAACATGTGCATGTAAGGCACCAACATATCTAgcaaaacaattttttgatTGCCCACTTGTCATATAAATGAAACATGGACATGGTTTAACTACGCAAATTAACCAGATTCATAGATCATAACGAGACAAATAGCTGAGACCATATTAAAACTTCAGTTCCCTAATTATTGTTGAAAACATGGCATGAAAGTGTACAATTTCTGACCAATTAGTTTCTTCACTACTGGTCAGGCAAACAATGTTGATGCATACATAAATGGACATGACCACTGCCTGGAGCACATAATTGACAAAAACAGGTAAGCATGTCTTACTATTAAATGGTTAGCTTCAACATCAGTACAATTCTGACATTCATGCTTCTGTGGTTTGCATGAACAATTCAGCGGAATTCACTTTCTAACAAGTGGAGGTGGATCAAAGGCGTGGTCAAGTGATGTCAAGCCATGGAACTTGGAAGAACTGAAATTGTATTATGATGGACAGGGTTTCATGTCTATGCAGATCACTGAAAACAATGCAGATATCATATTTTATGATGTTTCTGGCAAACCTTTGCATACGTGGAGCATATCCAAAGAACCTAAACTAGCCTGGATATAAAACCTAGAGTATATGTAGAAATACCTCTGACAGAAAATTCAGACGACTTAAAAATGTACTATTTGtgatgaaaaaacaaaagaaaaggatgTGTAGGAACGTGTTAATGGCCTCGCAATATGTTAATTATTCATAAACTCGTGCTACAGTTATTTAAGAAACAAAGGCATAGAGTGGTTTGTCATGTATGCAACCTAGTATTGAATATTGATGCCGAAATATCCAAGAGTGTTCCAGTTAGCATTATACTCCCAGTCCTAATAGCAGAGACTAACccaatttaaataaagtatgTATGCATAAACACTTACATTTATGATAAATCTTGAAACATCTGTTAGTCGTATTTATCATTTCTCCCGAAGCAGCTTCGCCTTAAAACTCTCCCAGAGCACAATGACTCGAATAGAGCTATCAAAACAAACCTTCACAAACTATCTTCTAGTAGTTTAACCGGTGcctttttccaaaattttaacCCAAGCTCAATTGCATGTGGTGGTTACCTTTTATTGGTTGAACACTGCTCATCTAATTGCAGATTGTAGATGGATTCATGAATTTTCCAGTAAGGAAACTGTAAATGAATTTGTTGGCTTATGTTCAATGCGTAATCTTCCCAAGCAGCTACTGCTGCCAGAATTCCTGACCAGTCAAAGCAAATGGATCTATTTTCTTCTGAAAGCATATTACAGAAAACTTTGGAAGCAAAATCATCATCATTTGAAAGCACAGAGTTCAGACCACTGATTTTCTCTCTCTGCGCATCTGTCACTTTTACTACCTTGGAATCTGTATTTGATACCTTGTCCAGTAAAGCTGAACCTTGCCAACAATAGAAATGCACAACCTGTTCGAGTAAAGACCATCAATCAGAGTAAAATTGATGCATAAATAACAGCAACTgaaataattgaagaaaaattaagGAACCATATTACATCATAAAATGCaaattaaatagaaaagaaaCGTCAATTTTTAAGTCTCTTCTATTATAATGCTGAAATAATAAGAACCCTTCTATTATAATGCTGAAATAATAAGAACCCTTCTATTATAATGCTGAAATAGAGTCATAGTACTCGTGTTCTTAGAAACACGTCAAGACAACCTTGACAACAGAAGTCCAAAAACAAACTAAATTTAAGTTCTATTCCTTTTAAcattaatatatcaaaagtCTTAGTTAATGCAGCCAGGTTGACAGTACTTTCTAGAAAGCATTCTCCTTATGTTGAAAAGCAAGACTTTCCCACATTTATATTGACAGTTCCGACTGTTCTACACAACGTTTTGATAGTCATCATCAAGTAAACCAACTCCTCTTTATAAAACCTGTcttaacaaatttcttttaatagtAATAGTAGTAGTAGTAATAATTTCTATAATCAGACACATGATTAAATTTGTAGTTAGTTTTCTTTGCCTTGTCTAGCACGGCAAGACTATATACCAGTGGCATTTATAAAAACTACTTTTTATACATAAAGAAGAGCAAAGAGAATGGTCACTTTGTATAGGcttttgatgtattttaattatgtgCGTTTAAACTTGATCTTCTAATATAAACAGGGGCAAAATGCAATAGGTGCACAGGCTTTACCTGAAGTGCATGCATAATATTGACAAATTCCTGATCTAGCAACTCACTTCCCCTCACTAAATGCACAGGCTTTACCAGTAAGTCAGAGACATCGGAGTCAACACCAGTGTCTTGAGAAATATATATGTCATATCCAAGAACATGCAGTCTAGCCCAGCATATATTAAAACCGATCTGGCAATCAGAAGCTTGGCCATGAGAAAACCAGTACATGTTACCGGATGCTGGCAAAGGTAGGTATGAATCAGCAACGTTCTTATGCAATAAGTGTTGTGAAAGAAGGGAAATGAGCTTCTTGTCCTCATCATGGGAGCCGTCACGACTGAACCACAAAGCAACTGTGAGCCTTTCTCCTTCAGTTATCTGACAGAGATAACTTCAGATCAGAAAGAAAGATTTAATAAGGTCGTATTTTTTGAAGATTGAACTACCCTTGCACAACAGTTACCTGATAGAATGATTTCACAACAGTTTAGTTCCtccaaaacaaatatttttacaacTGTTACTTATATCAGTCTCGATTTATTTAATCCCGTCAATAATAAGTAGAACAGATAACAGTTTTCTGCCTACATTTTTGTtccaaaagaaacaaaaaggttcttattatattaacaattttgttaaaagttaataaaagtcAGGGGCTTATAAATgcaattaaaactttaaaataaaataacaaatgtaTATAAACTGCAAATACTCAATTGATCTAGGGTAACTGGAGGTTATCACTGACTAGAGATACcaaaaatgatgaataatatTGCACAGTCAAGAGTGAGTGAAACTCAGTCGAAGTCACAGTAACGAGTAGTTACTGTTGGACAGAGACAACCAGGAGTGGGTTAAACTCAGCTAGACGGTGTATCAGAGGGATACCAAAAGCGTCTAgtgatactaggagtggtgaagaatattgcACAACTAGGAGTGGGTGAAACACAGTCGAGGTCACAATAACGAGTAGTTACTATTGGACAGGGACAACCAGGAGTGGGTTAAATTAAACTAGACGGTGTGTTAGGAAGGCACCAGAAGCGTCTATGGATACCAGGAGTAGTGAAGAATACTATACAACCAaaagtgggtgaaactcaacaaGTCAGAGTAACAGTGATTACTCAGTTTGACTAGAATATCAGGAGTGGTTAAATATTCAAATGTACTTCACTACATATTTAATGAAACCCTCTAAATTTAGAGGAGAATAGGATGTAGCTAAAacgagtgaaccagtataaaaatcactTGCGTGTTATagtttatttagaaaacaattgGCTCTTATTGGAAGTAATCTCCAAACACACAAGTTAACAAGTCATCAACGAGCACTATCAACCTCAAGGATTCTGCCTACAAATCTCTTGGAAAATGAGTTTGAGTCGGACCTATAAACAATCTCAAAATAGTAACGTTTATAGAAGAAGCACAACGAACCCACAAACTCAAGTACATCACGATCAACCTTTTAGCCACAAAAGAGTTAGGAAAATACTATTCAACCCCCTTCTGGTGTTTACCACAACttcaaatattgttaaaattgaACCTAATCTTCTCTTTTGCACAATCCATCTCTTCATAAATGAAACCCATTGTGGATTTTACATCTGAATCCACCAATCTTAAGACTACCATAAGAAAGACAGTAGCTTTTAAGCATGTGGAGACATTTTTCCAAAACTAACTATCTAATAACACGTGTTCTACTCTTCTCCCCTCTTGTGAAGTTCCAAACTTGCTTGTCTTCCACTCCTCATAGCTAAACATGGTCAACAATGATGTCTTCAATTCATAAAGACAAGTAAGAGTTATATAAGCCATGACAAATCTAGTCACACCCGGTCTTATCAAGTCTCTACCCTTAGTGAACTTTTCCAACAAGGAAATCAACATTGATCTTCCATAAATATGTGGTtatctttctttccttctaaATTGTCAATTCATGGACcatcaaattcttttcaaaatcttcaaagATCAAATCAATGCAGTGTGCTGCACATGGAGTTCAATACAATTTATCCCCTTTCTGCATCAACAACTCTCCAATTGCCTTTTAATTTGTAGCATTATCGGTGACAACTTGAATTACATTTTCTTCTCCAACAAACTCAACAATGTCATCTAACATCTTGAATagtttatttttgaaatgtcTGAGGTGTCAAGTGAAGAAAGAAACACCATCACTTTAGGACTATTCACCAAGAAGTTGCAAATGGTACAGCCAGTTCTCTTTCACTCCTCCTTGTACTTTTCCAAGTGCAAATGCTTCGGGAAACCGATCAGACATTGGATGGAAACACGGGTTTGATATTAGTGGTAATGGAAGAAAAGTTATATGTAATTATTGCTCCAAGATTGTGAGTGGAGGCATATTTAGATTCAAACATGATCTTGCTAGAACGAGAGAGGATTCTAAACCTTGTGCATCTATTTcggaagaaataaaaattttgatgataaaaataattgcaGAAGTTAAAGGATGTTGCATTAAAGAGAAGAAAGTTAAATATCATTgatgaagaacatgaagaaaGTAAGAGTGTTAAAGGAGGACATAGGGTGTTTAGTTTTAAAGGAAACCAAAAAGTTTCCACTACTAACAAGGGGAGAGTCCAAGCAACTATAAATCAAATGATGAAAAGAAGATACAAAGAAGAAGTTGATGCTCAAGTGGCTGAAGTCTTTTACACCAGTGTCATTCTTTTCAATGTAATTAGAAATCCAACATTTGCAAAGATGTGTGAAATGATTGGTTAGTGTGGAGTAGGCCAATAAACCGTTTTATCATGATATTAGAGAGAAGCTCTTGAAATAAGCTGTGAACAAAACAGATATAATCCTTGAGGAATATAAGGAGGAGTGGAAGAGAACTGGCTATACCATTATGTCTAATGGCTGGCTGGACAGAGAAAAAAAGGACATTTTACTTGCAACTTCTTGGTGAATAGTCCTAAAGGGTTAGTGTTTCTTTGTTCACTTAACACCTCATACATTCCAAAAATAACTGATAAACTATTCAAGATGTTAGAATGTCTACACATGCCTAAAAGTTGTTGTCCCTCTTATGGTGGTCTTAAGATTGGTGGACTTAGATGTAAAACACGCA contains:
- the LOC108347896 gene encoding purple acid phosphatase 8 gives rise to the protein MALSLKENMVLLCAVLCLLITPSVAELPRFKHPLNESQQSLHFLVIGDWGRKGTHNQSFVANQMGIVGEKLNIDFVISTGDNFYEDGLKGVEDPAFYESFVDIYTAPSLHKTWYSVLGNHDYRGDVEAQLSPVLKEKDSRWLCLRSFILDGEIVEFLFVDTSPFVDQYFEEPGEHTYDWEGVLPRMSYLSQLLVDVNSTLAKSKAKWKMVVGHHTIYSAGHHGNTDELKHILLPILEANNVDAYINGHDHCLEHIIDKNSGIHFLTSGGGSKAWSSDVKPWNLEELKLYYDGQGFMSMQITENNADIIFYDVSGKPLHTWSISKEPKLAWI
- the LOC108347895 gene encoding uncharacterized protein LOC108347895 isoform X2, which translates into the protein MSKVDFEPQHSRLFIPNFLSLNECRELEFIHKSSSTVGYRPNVFSTTLSHLIATNSSHLVIPFIPIRERLKDRLEEFFKCEYELVIEFTGLISWSKGASIGWHSDDNRPYLKQRHFSAVCYLNSYGKDFSGGIFHFQDGEPKSIMPKAGDVVMYTADDHNIHSVDEITEGERLTVALWFSRDGSHDEDKKLISLLSQHLLHKNVADSYLPLPASGNMYWFSHGQASDCQIGFNICWARLHVLGYDIYISQDTGVDSDVSDLLVKPVHLVRGSELLDQEFVNIMHALQVVHFYCWQGSALLDKVSNTDSKVVKVTDAQREKISGILAAVAAWEDYALNISQQIHLQFPYWKIHESIYNLQLDEQCSTNKR
- the LOC108347895 gene encoding uncharacterized protein LOC108347895 isoform X3 yields the protein MQKRLKDRLEEFFKCEYELVIEFTGLISWSKGASIGWHSDDNRPYLKQRHFSAVCYLNSYGKDFSGGIFHFQDGEPKSIMPKAGDVVMYTADDHNIHSVDEITEGERLTVALWFSRDGSHDEDKKLISLLSQHLLHKNVADSYLPLPASGNMYWFSHGQASDCQIGFNICWARLHVLGYDIYISQDTGVDSDVSDLLVKPVHLVRGSELLDQEFVNIMHALQVVHFYCWQGSALLDKVSNTDSKVVKVTDAQREKISGLNSVLSNDDDFASKVFCNMLSEENRSICFDWSGILAAVAAWEDYALNISQQIHLQFPYWKIHESIYNLQLDEQCSTNKR
- the LOC108347895 gene encoding uncharacterized protein LOC108347895 isoform X1, with translation MSKVDFEPQHSRLFIPNFLSLNECRELEFIHKSSSTVGYRPNVFSTTLSHLIATNSSHLVIPFIPIRERLKDRLEEFFKCEYELVIEFTGLISWSKGASIGWHSDDNRPYLKQRHFSAVCYLNSYGKDFSGGIFHFQDGEPKSIMPKAGDVVMYTADDHNIHSVDEITEGERLTVALWFSRDGSHDEDKKLISLLSQHLLHKNVADSYLPLPASGNMYWFSHGQASDCQIGFNICWARLHVLGYDIYISQDTGVDSDVSDLLVKPVHLVRGSELLDQEFVNIMHALQVVHFYCWQGSALLDKVSNTDSKVVKVTDAQREKISGLNSVLSNDDDFASKVFCNMLSEENRSICFDWSGILAAVAAWEDYALNISQQIHLQFPYWKIHESIYNLQLDEQCSTNKR